A region of Streptomyces paludis DNA encodes the following proteins:
- a CDS encoding dienelactone hydrolase family protein, with protein MTTDSTPSTSSSSSPQNVTFPSAGSTAHGYLAVPPAGHGPGVIVIQEWWGLTTHIKEIADRLAQAGFVALAPDLYGGEVAHDAEEALRMMLELPTPRAVELLSGAVDYLLAREETDGDRIGSVGFCMGGGFVLSQAAHDARVAAAVPFYGVNKEGVPDFSGLKAQILGHYGETDESVPPASLEELREAIVTQSGITPTLHLYPAGHAFFNDARPEAYHADSATLAWQRTLDFLHTTLSDTAGTEG; from the coding sequence ATGACCACCGACTCCACCCCCTCCACCTCTTCCTCTTCCTCCCCGCAGAACGTCACGTTCCCCAGCGCGGGCAGCACCGCCCACGGCTATCTCGCGGTGCCGCCCGCCGGGCACGGCCCCGGTGTCATCGTCATCCAGGAGTGGTGGGGGCTGACCACCCACATCAAGGAGATCGCGGACCGCCTCGCGCAGGCGGGCTTCGTGGCGCTCGCGCCCGACCTGTACGGCGGCGAGGTCGCCCACGACGCGGAGGAGGCGCTCCGGATGATGCTGGAGCTGCCCACCCCGCGCGCTGTCGAGCTGCTCTCGGGCGCCGTCGACTACCTCCTCGCGCGGGAGGAGACGGACGGCGACCGGATCGGCTCGGTCGGCTTCTGCATGGGCGGCGGATTCGTGCTCAGCCAGGCGGCGCACGACGCGCGAGTCGCGGCGGCCGTACCGTTCTACGGGGTCAACAAGGAGGGCGTGCCCGACTTCTCGGGCCTGAAGGCCCAGATCCTGGGGCACTACGGCGAGACCGACGAGTCCGTGCCGCCCGCGTCCCTGGAGGAGCTGCGGGAGGCGATCGTCACCCAGTCCGGCATCACCCCCACCCTGCACCTCTACCCGGCAGGCCACGCCTTCTTCAACGACGCCCGCCCCGAGGCATACCACGCCGACTCGGCCACACTGGCCTGGCAGCGCACCTTGGACTTCCTGCACACGACGCTGTCCGACACGGCCGGCACGGAGGGCTGA
- a CDS encoding MerR family transcriptional regulator, with product MHSSFISPRQVKIGDAAAFTGTTPRAIRHYHEIGLLPEPERGGDNRRRYGYEDMIRLLWIRKMADAGIALDDMRAAFTTGPASASTASAAADTGDGGEGIAGILERLEETLAEQEAELRRQRTAVQRMRTEGSRMGLLSDFVTERLKNLPEGSLRQADLDTLLVTERIFGPLGAAFQATRFIVLATHPALREESDRIDAAEEALDDSVAVDDPRVEHIAAERHAFENTLNAVAEESGLDKDEDDLFAVWETLHPAPAEDGEDAAGLGPGRREPGSMSAYEAIGKMPYDLSPARLRCMERAVELSAQGTLATEDTPATEDTPAT from the coding sequence ATGCATTCGTCATTCATTTCACCCCGCCAGGTCAAGATCGGTGACGCGGCGGCCTTCACCGGCACCACACCACGGGCGATTCGCCACTACCACGAGATCGGCCTGCTCCCCGAGCCTGAGCGCGGCGGCGACAACCGCCGCCGCTACGGGTACGAGGACATGATCCGCCTGCTGTGGATCCGCAAGATGGCCGACGCCGGGATCGCCCTGGACGACATGCGTGCCGCCTTCACCACCGGCCCGGCTTCCGCCAGTACGGCTTCCGCTGCTGCGGACACCGGAGATGGCGGAGAAGGTATCGCGGGCATCCTGGAGCGGCTGGAGGAAACCCTCGCCGAGCAGGAGGCGGAACTGCGGCGGCAACGGACCGCCGTGCAGCGGATGCGCACCGAAGGCAGCCGGATGGGGCTGCTCTCCGACTTCGTCACCGAACGCCTCAAGAACCTGCCCGAGGGCTCCCTGCGCCAGGCGGACCTGGACACCCTGCTGGTCACTGAGCGGATCTTCGGCCCGCTCGGCGCGGCCTTCCAGGCCACCCGCTTCATCGTCCTGGCCACGCATCCCGCGCTGCGGGAGGAATCCGACCGTATCGATGCGGCCGAGGAGGCACTCGACGACAGCGTCGCCGTCGATGATCCACGGGTGGAGCACATAGCCGCCGAGCGGCACGCCTTCGAGAACACCCTCAATGCCGTGGCCGAGGAGTCCGGCCTGGACAAGGACGAGGATGACCTCTTCGCGGTCTGGGAGACCCTGCACCCCGCTCCCGCCGAAGACGGCGAGGACGCGGCCGGCCTCGGCCCCGGCAGGCGGGAGCCCGGCTCCATGAGTGCGTACGAAGCCATCGGCAAGATGCCCTACGACCTTTCCCCGGCCCGACTGCGCTGTATGGAACGGGCCGTGGAACTGTCCGCCCAAGGCACCCTCGCTACTGAAGACACACCCGCTACTGAAGACACGCCCGCTACCTGA
- a CDS encoding helix-turn-helix domain-containing protein encodes MSAPKPLDPSASPRAMLGAELRHQRVQAALSQGELGRPLFVSASFIGQLESGTRRMQTEYATYFDETFKTNGFFARNCEALKKSKYPDHFAEAAEAEAIATVIKEYAQSLIPGLLQTEGYARAVFVSGLPTTSDERIGELVSARLERANLLKDPTEPVVWTVLDEAVLRRPVGGPAVMAEALRHIAALMRRRRIILQVLPFDAGGHPALEGSLKLMEFSDAAPLVYLESFGSGQLLDDPASVTRYELAYHLVGASALSPEKSLALLESAAEDYTHDEQHS; translated from the coding sequence ATGTCCGCACCCAAACCGCTCGATCCCTCAGCCTCTCCGCGCGCCATGCTCGGCGCCGAACTCCGACATCAGCGCGTACAGGCGGCGCTGTCCCAGGGGGAGTTGGGACGGCCACTCTTCGTCAGCGCGTCGTTCATCGGACAGCTGGAGTCCGGTACGCGCCGGATGCAGACGGAGTACGCGACGTACTTCGACGAGACGTTCAAGACGAACGGGTTCTTCGCACGCAACTGCGAAGCGCTGAAGAAGTCGAAGTACCCGGACCACTTCGCCGAGGCGGCGGAGGCGGAGGCGATCGCGACGGTGATCAAGGAGTACGCACAGTCTCTGATCCCTGGGTTGCTTCAGACGGAGGGGTACGCGCGGGCGGTGTTCGTCTCCGGTCTTCCGACGACGTCGGACGAGAGAATCGGCGAGTTGGTGTCGGCGCGACTGGAGCGTGCGAATCTACTCAAGGACCCGACAGAACCAGTTGTTTGGACAGTGCTTGACGAAGCCGTATTGCGCCGCCCGGTCGGCGGACCTGCGGTGATGGCCGAGGCGCTGCGACATATCGCGGCGCTGATGCGACGACGCAGGATCATCCTGCAAGTACTGCCTTTTGACGCGGGCGGGCACCCAGCACTTGAGGGATCCCTCAAGCTGATGGAGTTCTCCGACGCGGCACCACTCGTCTATCTCGAAAGCTTCGGCTCGGGCCAACTGCTGGACGATCCGGCATCAGTAACACGATACGAACTGGCCTACCATCTGGTCGGGGCCAGCGCACTGTCACCGGAAAAGTCCTTGGCCCTGCTTGAATCAGCGGCAGAGGATTACACCCATGATGAGCAGCATTCATGA
- a CDS encoding response regulator, whose product MIRVLVADDEALMRTGIRLVLEHADDLTVVAEAGNGAEAVAACRVQDIDVALLDIQMPVKDGIAAAEDIARVSPRTTVVMLTAFGEDRSVTRALRVGATGFLLKDTGPAELIRSVRAAATGEPVLAPRITRRLLERHLLSAQEADTARHRTDLLTPAERDVLRLLGEGLSNAEIAGRLHLSTSTVKAHVGRILTRTGCANRVQAAVLAHDAGLLAD is encoded by the coding sequence ATGATCCGAGTCCTGGTCGCCGACGACGAAGCCCTGATGCGTACGGGAATCCGCCTGGTCCTGGAACACGCCGACGATCTCACAGTGGTGGCCGAGGCCGGCAACGGCGCCGAGGCGGTCGCCGCCTGCCGGGTCCAGGACATCGATGTGGCCCTGCTCGACATCCAGATGCCGGTCAAGGACGGTATCGCCGCCGCCGAGGACATCGCGCGGGTGTCACCCCGTACGACGGTCGTCATGCTGACGGCCTTCGGCGAGGACCGGAGCGTGACCCGCGCGCTGCGCGTCGGCGCGACGGGCTTTCTGCTGAAGGACACCGGCCCGGCCGAACTGATCCGGTCCGTACGGGCCGCCGCCACCGGCGAACCCGTCCTGGCCCCCCGTATCACCCGCCGCCTGCTGGAACGCCACCTCCTCTCCGCCCAGGAAGCCGACACCGCCCGCCACCGCACCGACCTCCTGACCCCCGCCGAACGCGACGTGCTCCGGCTCCTGGGCGAGGGCCTCTCCAACGCCGAGATCGCCGGCCGACTCCACCTCAGCACCAGCACGGTCAAGGCCCACGTGGGCCGCATCCTCACCCGTACGGGCTGCGCGAACCGAGTCCAGGCAGCCGTCCTGGCCCACGACGCGGGCCTCCTGGCGGACTGA
- a CDS encoding amidase yields the protein MNSYRFNLLHCLAEGLPDLHDPRYDVLKSAPPGGCSAGRYGDYFCLRCERPGVNLLDAVAPVCAEVRGASGVLMTDLGVEGLWEWTADGPDGHGATIVAQLLLMAAERGSLIGYGVEDLVRFLRTAAG from the coding sequence GTGAACAGTTACCGGTTCAACCTCCTGCACTGCCTTGCCGAAGGGCTGCCGGATCTCCACGACCCCCGTTACGACGTCCTGAAGTCCGCTCCGCCGGGCGGGTGTTCGGCCGGGCGGTACGGGGACTACTTCTGCCTCCGGTGCGAGCGGCCGGGCGTGAATCTGCTCGACGCGGTCGCGCCGGTGTGCGCCGAGGTCAGGGGCGCGTCAGGGGTGCTGATGACGGATCTCGGGGTCGAGGGGCTCTGGGAGTGGACGGCTGACGGGCCGGACGGGCACGGTGCCACGATCGTCGCGCAGTTGCTGCTGATGGCCGCCGAGCGGGGGTCGCTGATCGGGTACGGGGTGGAGGATCTGGTGCGGTTCCTCCGTACGGCGGCGGGCTGA
- a CDS encoding sensor histidine kinase → MKVLFRAGVTKLRAAGAELRAAVAAWRAAPRRTRVNDTVIGLLVAVVGVVPLSLDVPGIQPPSLAPAVLEAVWVVLLILARRYLPVGVLLGTVPLFLGENVWAQIGLPLIVLSAARRIEPQRRAWRAVLVASVLGSALALLVHAPTAPARFVEALGSVAITCVFLLVLPAWSGMLLGQRRPLVRLLRERNAYLEQTRVLTDATARMEERTRIAGEMHDMLGHRLSLISVFAGGMELQAAKSAPELAEQAELLRKTAGTAMEELREILGVLRRDDMMTAAVADTAPAAKPDGADGTGGTGGTEGTGGTEGTGDTGDTDGTRDTADRGTRDDIAALVAESNGAGVLTELAWSGTDTTDEEPRVRQALHRVVRESLTNVIKHAAGASTRVEVVHTGDRIEVAVTNRAPHTSDFRRMAGNRSGLAGLEERVTLIGGSFTAGPVGGPDGQGFRTAAVLPSRKGGGSVRGERGAPGALGTPLAHPSPHPHPYQPSPELSAETLTWPRLLGAGCAAGIVMVPVALFLIILLVAQVIR, encoded by the coding sequence GTGAAGGTGTTGTTCCGGGCGGGGGTGACCAAGCTGCGGGCGGCGGGAGCCGAGCTACGGGCTGCGGTGGCCGCGTGGCGGGCGGCGCCGCGCCGTACCAGGGTCAACGACACCGTCATCGGTCTGCTGGTGGCCGTCGTCGGAGTGGTCCCGCTCTCCCTCGATGTGCCCGGGATCCAGCCGCCGTCCCTGGCGCCGGCGGTCCTGGAGGCCGTGTGGGTGGTGCTCCTCATCCTCGCGAGGCGGTATCTGCCGGTGGGGGTGTTGCTGGGCACCGTACCGCTGTTCCTCGGCGAGAACGTCTGGGCGCAGATCGGGCTCCCCCTGATCGTGCTGTCGGCCGCGCGCCGCATCGAGCCGCAGCGCCGGGCCTGGCGCGCGGTGCTTGTCGCGTCCGTGCTGGGCTCGGCCCTGGCCCTGCTCGTACACGCGCCGACCGCGCCCGCCCGCTTCGTCGAGGCTCTCGGGAGCGTCGCGATCACGTGCGTCTTCCTCCTGGTACTCCCCGCCTGGTCCGGAATGCTGCTGGGGCAGCGCCGCCCGCTGGTCCGGCTGCTGCGCGAGCGCAACGCCTACCTGGAGCAGACACGCGTCCTCACCGACGCCACCGCGCGCATGGAGGAACGGACCCGGATCGCCGGGGAGATGCACGACATGCTGGGGCACCGGCTGAGTCTCATATCGGTGTTCGCGGGCGGCATGGAGCTTCAAGCGGCCAAGTCGGCGCCGGAGTTGGCCGAGCAGGCCGAACTGCTGCGGAAGACCGCCGGTACGGCGATGGAGGAGCTGCGGGAGATCCTGGGCGTGCTCCGCCGGGACGACATGATGACGGCTGCGGTGGCGGACACCGCCCCGGCGGCGAAGCCGGACGGCGCGGACGGCACGGGCGGTACGGGCGGTACGGAAGGCACGGGCGGTACGGAAGGCACGGGCGACACGGGCGATACGGACGGCACGCGCGATACGGCCGACCGTGGCACCCGCGACGACATCGCCGCGCTCGTCGCCGAGTCGAACGGCGCGGGCGTCCTCACCGAACTCGCCTGGTCCGGGACCGATACCACCGACGAGGAACCCCGTGTCCGCCAGGCCCTCCACCGCGTCGTCCGCGAGTCGCTGACCAACGTCATCAAGCACGCGGCCGGCGCCTCGACCCGGGTCGAGGTGGTCCACACCGGCGACCGCATCGAGGTCGCCGTCACCAACAGGGCGCCGCACACCTCCGATTTCCGCCGGATGGCGGGGAACCGCAGCGGACTGGCCGGCCTGGAGGAGCGGGTGACGCTGATCGGCGGGTCGTTCACGGCGGGGCCGGTGGGCGGACCGGACGGGCAGGGGTTCCGTACGGCGGCGGTGCTGCCGTCCCGTAAGGGCGGGGGTTCCGTACGGGGGGAGAGGGGCGCGCCCGGCGCGCTCGGAACACCACTCGCGCACCCCTCCCCCCACCCGCACCCCTACCAGCCCTCGCCCGAGCTGTCCGCCGAGACCCTCACCTGGCCGAGGCTTCTGGGCGCGGGCTGCGCGGCGGGGATCGTCATGGTTCCCGTGGCTCTGTTCCTCATCATCCTGTTGGTTGCACAGGTCATACGATGA
- a CDS encoding PTS transporter subunit EIIC: MATTDKNRATAEAILPLVGGAGNVASIAHCMTRLRLGLHDRALVRDEELRALPAVLGVVEDETYQIVLGPGAVSRVTEQFETLVREAPAPVAEAPVPMPGAPMPGAPVPGATTPGAPVPGATAEELAARGEAIRAARKTKNATPVKLFLRRIANIFVPLIPALIGCGIIAGLNGLLTNLHWLPAIVPALTALASGFMSLLAVFVGYNTAKEFGGTPVLGGAVAAIIVFPGVANVDAFGQRLSPGQGGVLGALGAALLAVRVEKWCRRRIPEALDVLVTPTLTVLVSGLVTLFGLMYVAGEVSTAIGTFATWLLSHGGSGAGFVLGGLFLPLVMLGLHQALIPIHTTLIEQQGYTVLLPILAMAGAGQVGAAVAVYLRLPRNTSIRRTIRSALPAGLLGVGEPLIYGVSLPLGRPFITACVGGAFGGGFVGLFNQLGPSVGSTAIGPSGWALFPLLSGNRGLGELIAVYAGGLLAGYVAGFIATYCFGFTRTMLQELNTPQPEPQPQTATPITTNTGAAPHEPAPAPQPTGA; the protein is encoded by the coding sequence ATGGCTACCACGGACAAGAACCGCGCCACGGCCGAGGCGATCCTCCCGCTCGTGGGAGGCGCCGGGAACGTCGCGTCCATCGCCCACTGCATGACCCGGCTGCGCCTGGGGCTGCACGACCGCGCCCTCGTACGGGACGAGGAGCTGAGAGCGCTGCCCGCGGTCCTGGGGGTGGTCGAGGACGAGACGTACCAGATCGTGCTGGGGCCGGGCGCGGTGTCGAGGGTGACAGAGCAGTTCGAGACGCTGGTACGGGAGGCACCCGCCCCGGTCGCGGAAGCGCCCGTCCCGATGCCCGGAGCCCCGATGCCAGGAGCGCCTGTGCCTGGAGCGACGACCCCCGGAGCGCCTGTGCCGGGAGCGACGGCCGAGGAGCTGGCCGCGCGGGGCGAGGCGATCAGGGCGGCCCGTAAGACGAAGAACGCCACGCCCGTGAAGCTCTTCCTGCGCCGGATCGCCAATATCTTCGTCCCGCTGATCCCGGCCCTCATCGGCTGCGGCATCATCGCCGGTCTGAACGGCCTGCTGACGAACCTGCACTGGCTGCCGGCGATCGTCCCGGCGCTGACCGCGCTCGCGTCCGGCTTCATGTCGCTGCTGGCCGTCTTCGTCGGCTACAACACGGCGAAGGAGTTCGGCGGAACGCCCGTCCTGGGCGGTGCGGTCGCCGCGATCATCGTCTTCCCGGGCGTCGCCAACGTCGACGCGTTCGGCCAGCGGCTCTCCCCGGGCCAGGGCGGTGTGCTCGGGGCGCTGGGCGCGGCGCTGCTCGCGGTGCGGGTGGAGAAGTGGTGCCGCAGAAGGATCCCGGAGGCGCTCGACGTCCTGGTCACCCCGACCCTGACGGTGCTGGTGTCGGGCCTGGTAACGCTCTTCGGTCTGATGTACGTGGCCGGCGAGGTCTCCACCGCCATCGGCACCTTCGCCACCTGGCTGCTCTCCCACGGGGGTTCGGGCGCCGGGTTCGTGCTGGGCGGGCTGTTCCTGCCGCTGGTGATGCTGGGCCTGCACCAGGCGCTCATCCCGATCCACACCACCCTCATCGAGCAGCAGGGCTACACGGTCCTGCTCCCCATCCTCGCCATGGCGGGCGCGGGCCAGGTCGGCGCGGCGGTGGCCGTCTACCTCCGCCTCCCGCGCAACACCTCCATCCGCCGCACCATCCGCTCCGCCCTCCCGGCCGGCCTCCTGGGCGTCGGCGAGCCCCTCATCTACGGCGTCTCCCTCCCCCTGGGCCGCCCCTTCATCACCGCGTGCGTGGGCGGCGCCTTCGGTGGCGGCTTCGTCGGCCTCTTCAACCAACTCGGCCCGTCCGTGGGTTCCACGGCGATCGGCCCCTCCGGCTGGGCCCTCTTCCCCCTCCTGTCGGGCAACAGGGGACTGGGCGAGCTGATCGCCGTCTACGCGGGCGGGCTGCTGGCGGGGTATGTGGCGGGCTTCATCGCCACGTACTGCTTCGGCTTCACGAGAACGATGCTCCAGGAACTCAACACACCCCAGCCCGAGCCCCAGCCGCAGACCGCGACCCCGATCACGACCAACACGGGCGCGGCCCCACACGAACCGGCCCCGGCTCCGCAGCCGACCGGTGCCTGA
- a CDS encoding GNAT family N-acetyltransferase, translating into MTDQREVVIVRWPGQSPSAAAGPAALLASYHLRTEAEKGAAVADVDGLPDRYRAEILDPGTAFADAVVLVALSGDTAVGCLVVTAPVGGRSEVKRLWTDPAFRGRGIASGLVGAALAHAAEIGVSTVRLSVWKWRAGAIALYERLGFTVVPSWDARDQLVCMERAV; encoded by the coding sequence GTGACGGATCAACGCGAGGTTGTCATCGTTCGCTGGCCAGGTCAGAGCCCTTCCGCGGCTGCTGGGCCGGCCGCGTTGCTGGCGAGCTACCACCTGCGGACGGAGGCCGAGAAGGGCGCGGCCGTCGCCGATGTGGACGGGTTGCCGGACCGCTACCGGGCGGAAATCCTGGACCCGGGGACCGCGTTCGCGGACGCTGTCGTGCTGGTGGCACTCAGCGGGGACACCGCCGTGGGCTGCCTGGTGGTGACTGCCCCGGTTGGTGGGCGGTCCGAGGTCAAGAGGCTCTGGACAGACCCGGCTTTCAGGGGCCGGGGCATCGCGTCCGGCCTGGTCGGCGCCGCACTCGCGCATGCCGCGGAGATTGGCGTCAGCACCGTACGGCTGTCGGTGTGGAAGTGGCGGGCGGGCGCCATCGCCCTGTACGAGCGGCTCGGCTTCACCGTCGTTCCGTCGTGGGACGCGCGGGATCAACTGGTCTGCATGGAACGCGCCGTGTGA
- a CDS encoding DUF397 domain-containing protein, translated as MSSIHDYDLTAATWHRSTYSGASGGNCLETARDFPGAATWRKSSYSGGDGGNCLAVATGLTGIVPVRDSKTPTAPALVFQAGAWATFVNNVKA; from the coding sequence ATGAGCAGCATTCATGACTACGACCTGACCGCAGCAACGTGGCACAGGTCCACGTACAGCGGCGCCAGCGGCGGCAACTGCCTCGAAACCGCCAGAGACTTCCCCGGTGCCGCCACCTGGCGTAAGTCCTCGTACAGCGGCGGGGACGGCGGCAACTGCCTAGCCGTCGCCACCGGCCTCACCGGCATCGTCCCCGTACGCGACTCCAAGACCCCAACCGCCCCGGCCCTCGTCTTCCAGGCCGGGGCATGGGCAACGTTCGTCAACAACGTCAAGGCGTAG
- a CDS encoding Clp protease N-terminal domain-containing protein → MTQQPSQSPQSPQSPQVPQTTEFASDALALLSRLVHRAFKKGVEKVGTEHLLYILLDDNEKPGAALVPGLQASTSVGGQLLARMGGNSWVRTDEDEDEVKGGGEGQQDPADDRVEADAVWREALWFSVKQSRPGPAREAARPVPTGALRATLRGALRQARREGSYTVHERHIARALLEQPLSRAVEQMVLCRVDLAASAARLDAQAEAVRGGATPWMAEREAEAGSVKLLRQSGLLGERGSWLMRGMASWMTRSTGDGSLILMVLRNEAIRQAERYGRDTAGPAELLLAVLSLDRSLTLAGKALQAELAGVNSVAGELRSCGVRHAALVRAATALVPATGHGVPSTPAGEVELSAEAEQLVARVRLLAAERGAVTVGTAHVLAVLLDADGEQVGRLLQESGADADALAALRTRLDDRLGA, encoded by the coding sequence ATGACCCAGCAGCCCTCGCAGAGCCCGCAGAGCCCGCAGAGCCCGCAGGTCCCCCAGACCACCGAATTCGCTTCCGACGCGCTCGCGTTGCTGTCGCGGCTCGTCCACCGCGCGTTCAAGAAGGGGGTCGAGAAGGTGGGTACCGAGCACCTTCTCTACATACTGCTGGACGACAACGAGAAGCCCGGCGCCGCCCTCGTCCCCGGGCTCCAGGCGTCAACTTCCGTCGGCGGTCAGCTCCTTGCCCGTATGGGGGGTAACTCCTGGGTCCGGACGGATGAGGATGAGGACGAGGTGAAGGGTGGCGGTGAGGGTCAGCAAGACCCCGCCGACGACCGCGTCGAAGCCGACGCCGTCTGGCGTGAAGCGCTGTGGTTCTCCGTCAAGCAGTCCCGGCCCGGTCCCGCCAGGGAGGCCGCAAGGCCCGTACCCACCGGTGCCCTCCGCGCCACCCTCCGTGGCGCGCTCCGGCAGGCGCGGCGGGAGGGTTCGTACACCGTGCACGAGCGCCACATCGCCCGCGCTCTGCTGGAGCAGCCCCTGAGCCGGGCCGTCGAGCAGATGGTGCTGTGCCGGGTGGATCTGGCGGCGTCCGCCGCCAGGCTGGACGCGCAGGCCGAGGCCGTACGCGGCGGAGCCACCCCCTGGATGGCCGAGCGCGAGGCCGAGGCCGGCAGTGTGAAGCTGCTGCGGCAGAGCGGGCTGCTGGGCGAGCGCGGCAGTTGGTTGATGCGCGGCATGGCGTCGTGGATGACCCGTTCCACGGGCGACGGGTCGCTGATCCTGATGGTGCTGCGCAACGAGGCGATCCGGCAGGCGGAACGGTACGGTCGCGACACCGCCGGCCCCGCCGAGCTGCTGCTCGCCGTACTGTCCCTGGACCGTTCCCTCACCCTGGCCGGAAAGGCGCTTCAGGCGGAGCTGGCAGGGGTCAACTCCGTTGCCGGAGAGCTGCGTTCGTGCGGGGTACGGCATGCGGCGCTGGTCCGCGCGGCCACCGCGCTCGTACCGGCTACGGGGCACGGCGTACCGTCCACACCCGCCGGAGAGGTGGAGCTGTCGGCCGAGGCCGAGCAGCTGGTGGCCAGGGTCCGGCTGCTGGCGGCCGAGCGCGGCGCGGTTACGGTGGGGACGGCGCATGTGCTGGCCGTACTCCTCGACGCGGACGGGGAGCAGGTCGGGCGGCTGCTCCAGGAGAGCGGCGCGGACGCCGACGCGCTGGCGGCCCTCCGTACCCGGCTGGACGACCGGCTCGGCGCGTGA